From Cognatishimia activa, one genomic window encodes:
- a CDS encoding multidrug effflux MFS transporter codes for MSTKPKLGQTEFVALIAMLFATIALSIDAMLPALTQMGRELSPAAPENATLVVGIFVLGMGIGTFFAGPLSDAYGRKYIILIGFMIYALGALWAAAASDLEGILAGRFLQGLAVAGPRIAAMAMVRDLYSGKKMASIMSFAMTVFAVVPAIAPSMGQMVMNTYGWRAIFYIFAAFALIVSLWLASRQPETLMRENRTKLSARAISSAVRECFSNRVFRFSVTSQMMVYAALFSSISTVQPIYAQTYDKADQFPLLFAASAILSMPASIINGKLVLRYGMRKLIKASILGVVITTSMTLVLWLLGITSVWLFFFWATTMFISIGFVFGNLNSLAMEPLGHIAGMAASINSAIATIGAAILAIPISLSFEGTPVSLLMGVLMFEFIALLLMMRLGQRDAPIELEA; via the coding sequence ATGTCGACAAAACCCAAACTCGGGCAGACAGAATTCGTTGCTCTGATCGCCATGCTATTCGCGACGATCGCCCTGTCCATCGATGCGATGCTCCCGGCGCTAACACAGATGGGACGAGAGCTGAGTCCCGCAGCACCTGAAAACGCCACGCTGGTCGTGGGGATTTTTGTCCTCGGCATGGGAATTGGTACTTTCTTTGCAGGGCCACTCTCGGATGCTTACGGACGTAAGTACATCATTCTAATCGGTTTTATGATTTACGCCCTTGGCGCGCTTTGGGCGGCGGCAGCTTCCGATCTTGAAGGGATCCTCGCAGGTCGTTTCCTGCAAGGTCTGGCGGTTGCAGGCCCGCGCATTGCAGCCATGGCCATGGTCCGTGACCTTTACTCGGGCAAAAAAATGGCTTCGATCATGTCCTTTGCCATGACGGTTTTTGCCGTCGTTCCCGCAATTGCGCCTTCGATGGGACAGATGGTCATGAATACTTATGGCTGGCGTGCGATTTTCTACATATTTGCCGCGTTTGCCTTAATCGTAAGCCTCTGGCTGGCCTCGAGACAACCTGAAACGCTGATGCGTGAAAACAGAACGAAACTCTCTGCCCGAGCTATTTCATCGGCTGTACGTGAGTGTTTCTCAAACCGCGTCTTCCGGTTCTCGGTCACCTCGCAGATGATGGTGTATGCGGCGCTATTTTCTAGCATTTCGACTGTACAACCAATCTACGCTCAAACCTACGACAAGGCAGACCAATTCCCACTGCTGTTTGCGGCATCCGCAATCCTGTCAATGCCCGCCAGCATCATTAACGGCAAACTGGTTCTACGTTATGGCATGCGCAAATTGATTAAGGCATCGATTTTAGGTGTGGTTATTACCACCTCAATGACACTCGTGCTCTGGCTTTTAGGGATAACCAGCGTCTGGCTGTTTTTCTTCTGGGCAACAACGATGTTCATTTCAATCGGCTTTGTGTTCGGGAATTTGAACTCGCTGGCAATGGAACCGTTGGGACACATCGCTGGAATGGCAGCTTCGATAAACAGCGCAATAGCCACGATTGGCGCTGCCATTCTTGCAATACCGATTAGCCTAAGCTTCGAGGGAACACCAGTTTCCCTGCTTATGGGGGTCCTGATGTTTGAATTCATCGCATTACTGCTGATGATGCGTCTTGGGCAGCGTGACGCGCCGATCGAGCTTGAGGCCTGA
- a CDS encoding DsbA family oxidoreductase, whose amino-acid sequence MDPIKLDIMSDPICPWCDIGKTLLERALEQEGDHPFLIEWHPFQLNPDMPAAGMDRAEYLETKFGGQENAVRVYSQIVEHAEKANITLNVGDIKRTPNTLDAHRLINWAKIEGKQNAIVNALFQAYFVDGRDIGDHEVLADLADAVGMDAAMVQRLLKSDADVEEIKQRDAMAREMGVNSVPTFIVGGRHAVPGAQQPELWRKVIAELREQQAEA is encoded by the coding sequence ATGGATCCGATCAAGCTTGATATCATGTCCGACCCGATTTGCCCGTGGTGCGATATCGGCAAGACTCTGCTTGAACGCGCGCTGGAGCAGGAAGGCGATCACCCCTTCCTGATTGAATGGCACCCGTTTCAGCTGAACCCGGACATGCCAGCTGCCGGTATGGATCGTGCGGAGTATCTGGAAACCAAGTTTGGCGGCCAAGAGAACGCTGTGCGCGTCTATTCTCAGATCGTTGAGCATGCTGAAAAAGCCAATATCACACTGAATGTGGGTGATATTAAGCGCACGCCAAACACGCTGGATGCGCACCGTCTGATCAACTGGGCCAAAATCGAAGGCAAACAGAACGCCATCGTAAATGCGCTCTTTCAGGCCTATTTTGTGGATGGCCGCGACATCGGCGACCACGAAGTACTCGCAGACCTCGCGGATGCCGTTGGCATGGATGCCGCCATGGTGCAGCGACTTCTGAAAAGTGATGCGGATGTCGAAGAGATCAAACAACGCGACGCCATGGCGCGCGAAATGGGGGTGAATTCTGTCCCGACCTTCATTGTCGGTGGACGCCACGCGGTTCCAGGGGCTCAGCAGCCAGAGCTTTGGCGCAAAGTCATTGCTGAACTGCGCGAGCAACAGGCAGAAGCCTAG
- a CDS encoding class I adenylate-forming enzyme family protein, which translates to MLSIFDKGAPPPCPSPFNMAQYVLQKASEQPGKTALSVVSTKGVTTLSYAELEAAVLGVAQGFLNQGLSAGDIILMRLGNTVDFPITYLAAIAVGMVPVPTSSMLTDREVDKMIAELSPALVVSAPEVATGNPTCPVISQSELQSLKHGAQASYHLADPNRLAYIVYTSGTSGTPRAVMHAHRAIWARRMMMNDWYGLNSADRLLHAGAFNWTFTMGAGLMDPWSIGATSLILEPDTPIGDIPQIMAQHKASIFAAVPGVYRKLLQGETLLELDTLRHSLSAGEKLSESLRDRWLTRTGTDIFEAFGMSECSTFISHAPRNRAETGALGRPQAGRRVALLGDNGPVALGETGQIAIHHDDPGLMLGYFNAPDATQRRFHGHWFLTGDLGHMSEDGSIHYEGRADDMMNAGGFRVSPLEVEMAFSALPGVQQIGVTDVEIKTDTRVIAAFYVTDENVSAETLEAFAKDALARYKQPRIYQRVNALPTNANGKLDRKRLRADYEAKHHGSDQA; encoded by the coding sequence ATGTTGTCGATCTTTGATAAAGGTGCACCGCCGCCCTGCCCGTCGCCCTTCAATATGGCGCAATACGTACTGCAGAAGGCTTCGGAACAGCCAGGCAAAACAGCATTATCCGTGGTCAGCACCAAAGGTGTGACCACGTTGAGCTATGCCGAACTTGAAGCGGCCGTTCTTGGAGTTGCGCAGGGGTTTTTGAATCAGGGCCTGTCCGCGGGTGACATAATTCTGATGCGCCTGGGAAATACGGTGGATTTCCCAATCACCTATCTGGCGGCGATCGCGGTCGGCATGGTGCCTGTACCGACATCCAGCATGCTGACTGATCGAGAAGTTGACAAAATGATTGCCGAGCTCTCACCTGCTTTGGTCGTCAGCGCACCGGAGGTTGCCACCGGCAATCCGACCTGCCCAGTGATAAGCCAATCAGAATTGCAATCTTTGAAACATGGCGCCCAGGCCAGTTATCATCTGGCTGACCCGAACCGCCTCGCCTACATCGTTTACACCTCTGGCACCTCAGGCACGCCACGCGCCGTGATGCACGCTCACCGCGCAATCTGGGCACGACGGATGATGATGAATGACTGGTATGGTCTAAACTCCGCAGATCGCCTTTTGCACGCTGGCGCCTTCAACTGGACTTTCACCATGGGCGCTGGCCTGATGGACCCTTGGAGCATCGGTGCAACCAGCCTGATCCTTGAACCAGACACACCCATTGGCGATATCCCACAGATCATGGCGCAGCATAAAGCCAGCATCTTTGCTGCAGTTCCGGGTGTTTATCGCAAGCTGCTACAGGGCGAGACCCTGCTGGAACTTGACACCCTGCGCCATTCACTCTCAGCCGGAGAAAAACTCTCGGAGTCCTTACGCGACCGCTGGCTGACGCGCACAGGTACTGACATTTTCGAAGCTTTTGGCATGTCCGAATGTTCAACTTTCATTTCGCATGCTCCCCGAAACCGTGCGGAAACCGGCGCACTAGGTCGACCGCAAGCAGGTCGTCGTGTTGCACTACTGGGTGACAACGGACCGGTTGCTCTCGGCGAAACAGGTCAAATTGCCATTCATCATGATGATCCTGGCCTGATGCTAGGCTACTTCAACGCACCTGACGCAACCCAACGCCGCTTTCACGGCCACTGGTTCCTGACCGGTGACCTTGGCCATATGTCTGAAGATGGCAGTATCCACTACGAGGGCCGAGCTGATGACATGATGAACGCTGGTGGTTTCCGCGTTTCTCCCTTGGAAGTCGAAATGGCCTTCTCTGCCCTGCCCGGAGTGCAACAGATCGGCGTGACGGATGTCGAGATCAAAACCGATACCCGCGTGATCGCTGCTTTTTATGTGACTGACGAGAATGTCAGCGCAGAAACACTAGAAGCTTTTGCCAAAGACGCATTGGCACGTTACAAGCAGCCGCGAATTTACCAAAGGGTCAATGCTTTGCCGACCAACGCGAATGGCAAGCTCGACCGAAAACGGCTGCGCGCCGACTATGAGGCCAAACACCATGGATCCGATCAAGCTTGA
- a CDS encoding helix-turn-helix domain-containing protein has translation MKDENQKSLVQVARENGTQEEAEPLDLGVRVRELRKARNWTLEQAATQAGLARSTLSKIENGQMSPTYDALKKLAEGLEISVPQLFTPPIKGQVNGRMIMTKQGQGAERITATYEHELLAENLTKKTMLPYRARVRARSMDEFDGWVRHDGEEFLYVLTGVIKLYTEFYEPIEMRRGDSAYYDGAMGHNVISVSEEDANILWVTSLV, from the coding sequence ATGAAGGATGAAAACCAGAAATCTCTTGTTCAAGTCGCGCGTGAAAACGGAACCCAGGAAGAAGCGGAACCGTTAGATCTGGGCGTGCGTGTGCGCGAATTGCGCAAGGCACGCAATTGGACCCTGGAACAGGCCGCCACACAAGCTGGCTTGGCGCGTTCCACGCTGTCCAAGATTGAGAACGGGCAGATGTCTCCGACCTATGACGCCCTGAAAAAGCTTGCAGAAGGTTTGGAAATTTCAGTTCCGCAGCTTTTCACGCCGCCCATCAAGGGGCAGGTGAATGGTCGCATGATCATGACAAAGCAGGGGCAGGGAGCAGAGCGTATCACCGCGACCTATGAACATGAGCTGTTGGCCGAGAACCTTACCAAAAAGACCATGCTCCCTTATCGCGCCCGCGTCCGCGCGCGCTCAATGGATGAGTTTGACGGATGGGTGCGCCATGATGGCGAAGAATTCCTCTATGTGCTGACAGGTGTGATCAAGCTCTACACAGAGTTCTACGAACCGATTGAGATGCGCCGTGGCGACAGCGCTTATTACGATGGTGCCATGGGGCACAACGTGATTTCAGTCAGCGAGGAAGATGCAAATATCCTGTGGGTGACGTCTCTCGTTTAA
- a CDS encoding DUF1638 domain-containing protein, protein MVDVSDQQLTDKGLDADAASGRILLLACGALAREILALKNANGWDHMVLSCLPAIYHIRPEKIPGAVREVVARERDNYQKIFVVYADCGTGGLLKATCDELGVEMVAGPHCYSFFEGNDRFAELTETQFTSFYLTDFLVRQFDAFVWKPMGLDKHPELRDMIFGNYEKLVYQAQINDPALVEKARECADRLGLAFEYRFTGYGDLATSLETVAKS, encoded by the coding sequence ATGGTAGATGTAAGTGATCAACAATTGACCGACAAAGGCTTGGATGCAGACGCTGCCTCTGGCCGCATTCTGCTTCTGGCCTGCGGTGCTCTGGCGCGCGAGATCTTGGCTTTGAAAAACGCAAATGGCTGGGATCACATGGTGCTGAGCTGCCTGCCCGCGATCTATCATATTCGCCCTGAAAAGATCCCTGGTGCAGTGCGCGAAGTCGTGGCGAGAGAGCGGGATAACTATCAGAAAATATTCGTCGTTTACGCAGATTGCGGCACTGGCGGTCTTCTCAAGGCGACTTGCGATGAACTTGGCGTGGAAATGGTCGCGGGCCCCCACTGCTACAGTTTCTTTGAAGGCAATGATCGTTTCGCAGAGCTGACAGAAACTCAATTCACCAGTTTCTATCTCACGGATTTTCTGGTTCGTCAGTTTGACGCCTTTGTCTGGAAGCCCATGGGGTTGGACAAGCACCCAGAACTGCGTGACATGATCTTTGGCAATTATGAAAAGCTGGTTTACCAAGCCCAGATCAATGATCCGGCTCTGGTTGAAAAAGCGCGCGAATGTGCCGATCGACTGGGCCTTGCCTTCGAATACCGTTTCACCGGTTATGGTGATTTGGCCACGAGCCTCGAAACTGTTGCAAAGTCTTAA
- a CDS encoding corrinoid protein yields MSDEEEIILSELNDEELVDQMYDDLYDGLKEEIEEGTNILLERGWEPYDILTRALVGGMTVVGQDFRDGILFVPEVLLAANAMKGGMAILKPLLAETGAPQIGKMVIGTVKGDIHDIGKNLVGMMMEGAGFEVVDLGINNPVENYLEALENEKPDILGMSALLTTTMPYMKVVIDELVAKGIREDYIVLVGGAPLNEEFGKAIGADAYCRDAAVAVETAKEMMGRKHNALHA; encoded by the coding sequence ATGTCAGACGAAGAAGAAATCATCCTGTCGGAACTGAACGACGAAGAGCTTGTCGATCAAATGTATGACGACCTCTACGACGGTCTGAAGGAAGAGATTGAAGAAGGCACAAACATCCTTCTTGAGCGCGGTTGGGAACCTTATGACATCCTGACTCGTGCACTGGTTGGTGGCATGACTGTTGTTGGTCAAGACTTCCGTGACGGTATCCTCTTTGTTCCAGAAGTTCTGTTGGCGGCAAACGCGATGAAAGGTGGCATGGCCATCCTGAAACCATTGCTTGCTGAAACCGGAGCACCACAGATCGGTAAAATGGTGATCGGCACTGTAAAAGGCGACATCCACGATATCGGTAAAAACCTCGTCGGAATGATGATGGAAGGCGCTGGTTTTGAAGTTGTCGATCTGGGCATCAACAACCCAGTTGAGAACTACCTGGAAGCGCTGGAAAACGAAAAACCAGACATTCTGGGCATGTCTGCTCTGCTGACAACCACAATGCCTTACATGAAAGTGGTCATTGATGAGCTGGTCGCCAAAGGGATCCGCGAAGACTACATCGTTCTGGTGGGTGGTGCACCTCTGAACGAAGAATTTGGTAAGGCTATTGGTGCTGACGCTTATTGCCGTGATGCTGCTGTTGCGGTTGAAACAGCCAAAGAGATGATGGGTCGCAAGCATAACGCTTTGCACGCTTGA
- a CDS encoding PA0069 family radical SAM protein, translating into MPHDSEISIDEKRRRARGAVSNVSGRFETHQEVETFDGWDIEEERSVFATHVEDELAKSIITRNSSPDIPFDRSINPYRGCEHGCIYCFARPTHAYLGYSPGLDFETRLTAKVNASKLLDKELRKRGYAVAPIAIGTNTDPYQPIDKSYLIMRQCLEVLQKFNHPVMIVTKGTLIERDIDILADMASRGLAHVGVSVTSLDNRVSRLMEPRAPVPARRLKLIERLSKASIPVRVMLAPVVPGINDHEIERILGSGAQAGAKAASWISLRLPLEVSELFQEWLAAHFPDRVNKVMKQICDMHGGRPYDPEWGKRMRGEGHFAEIMAHRAGLAMRKNKLSKKLPPLNTDLFAVPFEAGNQLSLFD; encoded by the coding sequence ATGCCCCATGATTCAGAGATTTCCATTGATGAAAAACGACGTCGTGCGCGTGGCGCTGTCAGTAATGTCAGCGGACGGTTCGAAACTCATCAAGAGGTAGAGACATTTGACGGCTGGGACATCGAGGAAGAACGCTCTGTTTTTGCAACCCATGTCGAAGATGAGCTGGCGAAGTCGATCATCACTAGAAATAGTTCACCTGACATTCCCTTTGATCGCTCGATTAATCCATATCGCGGCTGCGAGCATGGCTGTATCTACTGTTTTGCACGCCCTACGCATGCGTATCTGGGCTATTCACCTGGGCTGGATTTTGAGACGCGCCTGACCGCAAAAGTGAACGCGTCAAAGCTGCTGGATAAAGAATTGCGCAAACGCGGCTATGCTGTTGCGCCGATTGCCATTGGAACCAATACGGACCCGTATCAACCGATCGATAAAAGCTATCTGATCATGCGCCAATGCCTTGAGGTACTGCAGAAATTCAATCACCCGGTCATGATTGTCACCAAAGGTACATTGATCGAGCGTGATATTGATATTCTTGCAGACATGGCTTCGCGCGGGTTGGCCCATGTTGGGGTCTCGGTAACCTCGCTTGATAATCGCGTGTCGCGTCTGATGGAGCCGCGTGCGCCCGTGCCTGCGCGGCGGTTGAAGCTGATTGAGAGATTGAGCAAGGCGAGCATTCCCGTGCGAGTGATGCTGGCGCCGGTTGTGCCTGGCATCAATGATCATGAGATTGAGCGCATTCTGGGGTCTGGTGCGCAGGCGGGGGCCAAGGCCGCAAGCTGGATTTCCTTGCGATTGCCGCTTGAAGTCTCGGAGCTCTTCCAAGAATGGCTTGCGGCGCATTTTCCCGATCGGGTGAACAAGGTTATGAAGCAGATCTGTGACATGCATGGTGGCAGACCCTACGACCCCGAATGGGGGAAGCGTATGCGTGGGGAAGGGCACTTTGCCGAAATCATGGCCCATCGCGCAGGCCTTGCGATGCGCAAAAATAAGCTTTCCAAGAAGCTGCCGCCCTTGAATACGGATCTTTTTGCAGTGCCTTTTGAGGCAGGTAATCAATTGAGTTTGTTTGACTAA
- the bmt gene encoding betaine--homocysteine S-methyltransferase, translating into MTNALTRLLETRDWLLADGATGTNLFNMGLMSGDAPELWNADEPAKIKALYQIAVDSGSDLFLTNSFGGNASRLKLHDAQGRVRELNRLAAEIGREVADASGRTIVVAGSVGPTGDIMEPVGSLSHADAVEMFHEQAEGLKEGGVDVLWLETISAPEEFRAAAEGFALADMPWCGTMSFDTAGRTMMGVTSADLVKLVEDLPNPPIGFGANCGVGASDLLRTVLGFSAQGTERPIISKGNAGIPKYEHGHIHYDGTPPLMAEYAVMARDAGATIIGGCCGTKGEHLVAMREALETRERSERPSLEKITSELGGFSSAVDGTEEGSDEAPKRRRRRRG; encoded by the coding sequence ATGACGAACGCTTTGACCCGCCTGCTGGAAACACGCGACTGGCTGCTGGCTGATGGCGCAACAGGCACCAACCTATTCAACATGGGCCTGATGTCTGGCGATGCGCCAGAGCTGTGGAACGCGGATGAGCCCGCAAAAATCAAAGCACTATATCAGATTGCGGTGGATTCAGGCAGCGACCTCTTCCTGACCAACTCTTTTGGCGGCAACGCTTCTCGCCTGAAACTTCACGATGCGCAGGGTCGCGTGCGCGAATTGAACCGTCTGGCGGCTGAAATCGGTCGTGAGGTGGCAGATGCCTCTGGCCGCACCATTGTCGTCGCGGGTTCTGTTGGCCCGACCGGTGACATCATGGAACCCGTTGGCTCCCTGTCTCATGCAGACGCGGTTGAAATGTTCCATGAGCAGGCAGAAGGCCTGAAAGAAGGCGGTGTGGACGTGCTATGGCTGGAAACCATCTCTGCCCCAGAAGAATTTCGTGCAGCGGCCGAAGGCTTTGCGCTGGCCGATATGCCGTGGTGTGGCACCATGAGCTTTGACACCGCGGGCCGCACCATGATGGGTGTGACTTCTGCCGATCTGGTTAAGCTTGTTGAAGACCTGCCAAACCCTCCGATTGGTTTTGGCGCAAACTGTGGCGTCGGCGCATCCGATCTCTTGCGCACGGTTTTGGGCTTCTCTGCTCAGGGCACCGAGCGTCCGATCATCTCAAAAGGCAACGCTGGTATCCCGAAATACGAACACGGCCACATCCACTACGATGGCACCCCTCCACTGATGGCAGAATATGCAGTTATGGCACGCGATGCTGGCGCAACTATCATCGGTGGTTGCTGTGGTACAAAGGGCGAGCATCTTGTGGCGATGCGAGAGGCGCTGGAAACCCGTGAACGCAGCGAGCGCCCATCGCTTGAGAAAATTACAAGCGAACTTGGTGGGTTCTCTTCCGCAGTGGATGGCACCGAGGAAGGTTCAGACGAAGCACCAAAGCGCCGCCGCCGTCGCCGCGGTTAA
- a CDS encoding phosphatidylglycerol lysyltransferase domain-containing protein: MAVKPWQWALALVATAVSFWAIARYDVVAHRHFRTGVSDRRATITGATAIAVGQTTGAGAVVGAFIRWRMQPGLSLVNSAKITAFVTLSFLAAWAAITSIAILILPAADVPAAIPCSILAITIGLMGIAFLKPVLKRAGKEIELPTLPAIMALAGFCFLDVMAAAVAFWALLPAGIDLTIAQLLPVYLLALGAAILSGTPGGVGPFELTVLALLPHFPEMEIMAAILAFRMVYYAVPAIIGGIALLRPMARKVDGWTSSVDGCVDSTLTQETARAELGVMRQNGGSILHCTAGTYGVVRTGQTLTTLFDPVNGDVSDLAAPLKRIAREQNRVICKYKITGRHALRARRQGWSVLHISDEALICPDQHSLEGSKYRQLRRKLRQAEKAGVQIVSPTDKLPLEEMAAVSREWETNHGGARGLSMGQFEENYVMGQAVFLAYLDGKLIGFVSFHKTRHEWCLDLMRATSDAPDGTMHLLVQQAIEVAQEKDVPCVSLAAAPAGALSGHSAIEKRLRSIFFAKAGGPGLRQFKACFNPRWQPLYMASPGRGQLTLAALDLIRSVKRAKPVPSPAYVVANHTHPAPRS, encoded by the coding sequence ATGGCGGTTAAGCCGTGGCAATGGGCATTGGCGCTTGTCGCAACAGCCGTAAGCTTCTGGGCCATCGCGCGTTATGACGTCGTGGCACATCGTCATTTTAGAACAGGTGTTTCTGATCGCCGTGCGACCATTACAGGCGCAACGGCGATTGCTGTTGGTCAAACCACCGGCGCGGGCGCCGTCGTTGGCGCATTTATACGCTGGCGTATGCAGCCAGGTCTCAGCCTGGTAAACAGCGCAAAAATCACAGCATTTGTAACACTTAGCTTCCTTGCGGCCTGGGCCGCGATCACCTCCATTGCGATCCTGATCCTACCGGCAGCGGACGTACCAGCAGCAATCCCCTGCTCAATCTTGGCAATCACTATTGGCTTGATGGGAATTGCCTTCCTGAAACCCGTCTTGAAACGTGCAGGCAAGGAGATCGAACTCCCTACCCTGCCAGCGATTATGGCTTTAGCGGGTTTCTGCTTTTTAGACGTCATGGCCGCTGCCGTTGCTTTCTGGGCACTTTTACCGGCTGGGATCGACCTGACAATTGCGCAACTATTACCCGTTTATTTGCTAGCGCTTGGCGCAGCGATCCTTTCAGGCACTCCGGGTGGTGTTGGTCCTTTTGAACTAACAGTTCTCGCACTTCTTCCGCATTTCCCTGAAATGGAGATCATGGCCGCGATCCTTGCCTTCCGTATGGTTTACTACGCTGTCCCTGCCATCATCGGCGGCATCGCCCTGCTGCGCCCAATGGCGCGCAAGGTAGATGGATGGACAAGCAGCGTTGATGGGTGTGTCGACAGCACTTTGACCCAAGAAACCGCCCGCGCCGAGCTTGGCGTTATGCGTCAGAACGGCGGATCTATCCTGCATTGCACCGCAGGCACCTATGGTGTCGTGCGCACTGGCCAGACGCTGACGACACTTTTTGATCCGGTAAACGGAGATGTCTCTGATCTCGCAGCGCCTCTGAAGCGCATCGCGCGAGAGCAAAACCGAGTGATTTGTAAGTATAAGATCACCGGGCGCCACGCACTGCGCGCACGTCGTCAGGGGTGGTCTGTTCTTCACATTTCTGATGAAGCTCTGATCTGCCCTGACCAACACTCACTTGAAGGTTCAAAATACCGTCAGCTGCGCCGCAAATTGCGTCAGGCTGAAAAAGCAGGCGTTCAGATCGTCTCACCGACCGACAAATTGCCTCTGGAAGAGATGGCAGCAGTGTCGCGCGAATGGGAAACAAATCACGGTGGTGCGCGCGGCTTGTCGATGGGGCAATTCGAAGAAAACTACGTTATGGGTCAGGCTGTATTTTTGGCCTATCTCGATGGCAAGTTGATCGGCTTTGTCTCCTTCCACAAAACCCGTCATGAATGGTGCCTTGACCTGATGCGCGCCACTTCAGATGCCCCTGATGGCACAATGCACCTACTCGTCCAGCAAGCGATTGAAGTAGCTCAAGAAAAAGACGTTCCATGTGTATCTCTCGCAGCCGCACCTGCGGGTGCTCTAAGCGGTCATTCCGCAATTGAAAAACGCCTGCGCAGCATCTTTTTCGCAAAAGCCGGGGGACCAGGTTTGCGTCAGTTCAAAGCCTGCTTCAATCCCCGCTGGCAGCCGCTTTACATGGCCTCGCCGGGACGTGGTCAACTGACCCTGGCTGCACTTGATCTGATCCGCTCTGTTAAACGCGCAAAGCCGGTGCCATCACCAGCCTATGTGGTTGCAAATCATACGCATCCTGCTCCGCGTTCATAA
- a CDS encoding DUF1476 domain-containing protein gives MNTFDDRETAFEAKFAHDEEMTFKAEARANKLLGLWAAEKMGISGDEAEAYAKTVIVADFEEAGDEDVIRKVTADLEGKITSDEIRAKRKECVIEAKGQLAEDPDA, from the coding sequence ATGAACACATTCGACGACCGCGAAACAGCTTTTGAAGCAAAATTCGCACATGATGAAGAAATGACATTCAAAGCAGAGGCACGCGCCAACAAATTGCTGGGTCTGTGGGCGGCTGAGAAGATGGGCATTTCGGGTGATGAGGCGGAAGCCTATGCCAAAACGGTCATCGTGGCTGACTTCGAAGAAGCGGGCGACGAAGACGTGATCCGTAAGGTGACGGCTGATTTGGAAGGCAAAATCACCTCCGATGAAATCCGTGCGAAACGCAAAGAGTGCGTCATCGAAGCCAAAGGTCAGTTGGCAGAAGATCCTGACGCTTAA
- the purC gene encoding phosphoribosylaminoimidazolesuccinocarboxamide synthase — protein MARGKKIYEGKAKVLYEGPEPGTIVQYFKDDATAFNAEKKDVIDGKGVLNNRLSEFFMVGLGNIGVPTHFLKRLNMREQLVRSCEIIPLEVIVRNYAAGSMAKRLGMEEGTQLPRPVVEYSYKDDALGDPLVPEEYIAAFGWASQQDMEDILSIALRVNDYLSGVMYGVGIKLIDFKIEIGRVYEGDFQRLVVADEISPDSCRLWDIETGQKLDKDVFRRDLGNLTDAYSEVARRLGVLPKNATPINKPTLIN, from the coding sequence ATGGCACGCGGAAAGAAAATCTACGAAGGCAAAGCTAAGGTTCTTTATGAAGGCCCAGAGCCAGGCACGATTGTGCAATACTTCAAAGATGACGCGACCGCGTTTAACGCTGAAAAAAAAGACGTTATTGACGGCAAGGGCGTGCTGAACAACCGCCTGAGTGAGTTCTTCATGGTTGGCCTTGGTAACATCGGTGTGCCGACACACTTCCTGAAACGCCTGAACATGCGCGAGCAGCTGGTACGCTCTTGCGAGATCATTCCTCTGGAAGTGATTGTGCGTAACTACGCAGCGGGCTCTATGGCGAAACGTCTGGGCATGGAAGAGGGCACACAGCTGCCACGTCCGGTTGTTGAATACAGCTATAAAGACGATGCACTCGGTGATCCGCTGGTACCAGAAGAATATATCGCGGCTTTCGGCTGGGCGAGCCAGCAGGATATGGAAGACATTCTAAGCATTGCGCTGCGAGTAAACGACTACCTCTCTGGCGTCATGTATGGCGTGGGCATCAAACTGATCGATTTCAAAATCGAGATCGGTCGCGTTTACGAAGGTGACTTCCAGCGTCTGGTTGTGGCGGATGAGATTTCCCCTGACAGCTGCCGCCTGTGGGATATCGAAACCGGCCAGAAGCTCGACAAAGACGTATTCCGCCGCGACCTGGGCAATCTGACCGATGCCTACTCTGAGGTGGCGCGACGTCTGGGTGTTCTGCCGAAAAATGCCACGCCGATTAATAAACCGACCTTGATCAACTAA
- the purS gene encoding phosphoribosylformylglycinamidine synthase subunit PurS, with protein sequence MKARVYVMLKNGVLDPQGEAVRHALGSLGFDGVEGVRQGKVIELDLAEGTTEATVTDMCEKLLANTVIESYRVELS encoded by the coding sequence ATGAAAGCACGTGTCTATGTGATGCTGAAAAACGGTGTTTTGGACCCACAGGGTGAGGCGGTGCGCCACGCACTTGGCTCCCTTGGTTTTGACGGCGTCGAAGGGGTGCGTCAGGGCAAGGTGATTGAGTTGGATCTGGCAGAAGGCACCACCGAGGCAACCGTGACCGACATGTGTGAAAAGCTGCTGGCGAACACTGTGATCGAAAGCTACCGGGTGGAGCTGTCCTGA